The stretch of DNA CCGCTCGAGAGCCTCCTCGATCATTGCGATCGCTTCCTCGGGCCTCTCGTCACGCAACGCCAGCCGCGCGTTCGCGATCACCACGGTCGTGTTCTCGGGCTCGAGCTCGAGCGCCTTCTTCACCAGCGGGATCGCTTCCTCTTTCTTATCACTCGCCTCGAGCCAACTCGCCTTGGCCAGAAGAGCCTCGCCGCTCTCGGGATTGGCTTCGACCATCTGGTCGATGACCTCGTTGGCCAGGTCGCCCTCGAACTGATCGGACTTCAGCTTGTAAGCCAGCCGGCTATAGACGCCTGCATCGTGTGGAGCGATCGCCTTGGCTTCGTCGAACTCGCCTTCGGCCTTGTCGTAACCGATCAGCTTGTAGGCGTGTTCGATTGCCTTCGGGTCGTTGGCGGCGAAGTAGCACTCCGAACGCATCACCTCGAGCTCGGGGTCGTTCGGCTTGCGGTTGAGCAACTGCGACACGTGGTCGAGCGCCTGCTTGAGCATCCGCACGCGGCGCGACATATACAGGTCCACCAAGCGACGACGCAGGTCGTCGCGCTCGGGGAACTCCCGGACCGTCATCTCCAGCTGCGCCATCGCGTTGCGGATATGGACGGGCTCCGACTTCGGCTGAGCCGCGATGTCCGCGAAGACATTCGACAGGTCCGCCATCGCCTCTTCGTCCCGCGGCTTGATCCGCAGGTAGTCCACCAGCAACTCGGACGTTCGCTTGAGGTCGCCCTCGGCCTTTGCGGCCTCCGCGCGGTCGAGCAGCCGATTGGCGTTACGCGACTTTTGGAACTTGTAGAGTCCGTACGACCCGCCCAGGATGGCGATCGAGCCGACGACGATCGCGATGAGCAGCGTGAGGTTGACGCGGTAACGATGCATGAGAGGACCCTACCTGGGGTTCCTGCTGGACGGTGAAGCGGACGAGCTAGTGTCTCGTGGCGAAGCGCCGGGCCGATTGAGACGCCCGGGCGACCCAGCGCGTTCCCTCAGTTAGGGACAATCGCCCGACAAGCCTGTCATCGTATCGGGGCATGGGGGGCTGTCAACGAACCCAGCTCGGCGTAAACGCCTGTCAAATAGGGACTTTCGTCCGGCGGCGCGGCTCGGGAGGGTTGCGCAGGTTCGTTCACTCGACCCGAAGCCAAACCGGCTCCGAGAGGGCTCCACCCGGCTCGGCGACTGCCTGGAGCCGCACCGGCCCCTGCCCCAGCAAGTCGGCTGGAACCAACGCGTCGCCTCCATCGCCGTCGATCGTCGCTACCTCACGGAAGTTGTGTCGGATGACAATCCGCTCGGCCCCCTCAGCCTGCGCGGCGAGGGCGACCTCGCCGTCCAGCGGCGTGCTGCTTTTTGCATCGAGCTTCAGAGTTACCCGGGGCGTTTTCGCCCCGCCAGGGCCATCTCCCGAGCCGACTTCCAGCCCCCCGAGCCGGCGCCGCTGGGCTTCGATTGCATCGGGGTTGATCCCGACGCAACGCAGGTCGTGCCAGCCCGGGCCGAGCTGATCGGTGGTAAACGCCGCTTCGGTGTCCGATGGCAGCCGCATCCGCAGGCGACCATCGACAAACAGCTCCCAAAATGCGGTCCCTTTCGCTCCGTTAGGGGTGACGCGGGGCTTAATCCGCAGTGCGGCGGGCGGCGTGTCGGCTGGCGGGACTTCAGCAGTTGGGGCGGACGGGGCGGGCCCCGCTCTCTTCGCCGGCTTGGTGAGGCCGAGTTGCTCGAAGCCGATCGTGCTGGTCGCGCCCGGCTTAAGGAGGTCCTCGTCGGCTTCCTCGGGCCACCCTTCGACTTCGAGCGTCGGCCGTTTCGCCCATGGCTGGCATAGCGGGTCGCCGAGAATCAGCAACTGATAGGGCGCCGCGACCGACTGGTAGAACGCCTCGGCGAGCGAGCAACCACGCCGGTAGTGGATCGGCAGCATCGGCGAGGGAAACTTCACCTGGATGCCGTAGGGCTCGTTCACGGTGCCGCTCGTGCCCGTGGCGCCGGCACGGATCAGCTCGGCGATCGAGGTCTGCTCGCTCTGCTTGAAGAGCATCCCGCCCGTGCTGGTGAGATGCTCACAGATGGCGCCCGGTTGGATCGTCATGGCGGCCGTGTCGAGGGCGAGATGGGGCGACCCCATCATCAACCCCGCCACATCGTCGGCGCCAGCGGGACGAACGCCCACCTTCACGACCGCCTTGGCGCCCAAGCGCCGCAGTTGCTCCGCCGCCACGTCGTAGCAGCCGTGCCGCACCTGCGAACGGATGTCGTTGTTACGCATGAAGTAGAACGTGCCGGTGGGAGGCGACGCCTCGGCCTCAACGGCCCGCTCCAACGAAGCGATGACTTCATCAACGGTGTTGCCCCGCCCCGTCGTGACGCCGAGCATCGTTGACAACAGGTATCGGCGGACGGGTTGGTCCTCGGCGTCTTCGTCATCGCCGTCCGGACGTTTGACGCTGGCCTCTTTCCCTCCAGCAGGGTTCCACAGGTACCGCGACCGAAACCCCCGCGACGGTGCGGCGCCCAAGAGTCGGCACTTCTGCTGGTTGGTCGCGCGGGACTGACCCGGCGCGGTCGCGTAGTACCAGTTCGAGTCGAATGACGTGATTCCCGGGCTCTTCGCCAGCGCGAACCCATAGAGAAAGGTCGCCCCGTTGAGCGACGCCACCTTCGACATCACCGCCGGCAGCTTGAGGTCTTCTGGGTACTCCTCCTTGAGCGTGACCCGCCATGGGAAGTCGGTCGAGTAGGCGATCATGTCGATCTGCAACGCCAGGCCGCGCTCATTGATCGTGTCGATAATCGGCTGCAGGATCTGCTTGCGGAACACCGCCCCGCTAGCCGCTTCGAGCGGCCCCTTGTAATCCAGGGCGAGGACGTTCGAAGCCGGCACGTCGCGTAGGCGGACGTAGTGGTTGGCGACCGCCTTCGAGCCGGCGCTATTGGCGTTCACCACCACCAGAACGTTCTCCGGCCCGCCGCCCGCCAGGGCTCCCCGGGCGGCTAGCAACAGCGCGAACGTCGCTGCGATAGCGAGATTTCCGGTCGATCGGGTCATGCGGGCCTGGCGGCTTGTCGTTTGCGGGGCGGAATCACGCCGGGCAGGTATAGTGGGGATATCCGCCCACCGGCCGGCGGGCTTCCCTCCCCTTCAGAAACCTAGCTCGGTCGATGCCCGGTATCGGTTCGTTCTTTCGATCGCTGCTCGATAGCGGCAAGGTCGATGTCGCCAGCCGCTTCGAGATTCTTCGCGAAGCCGTGTCGGGGACGATGTCCGACTTCAACATGGCTCGCGACCGCGAGACCGGCGAGATCGTCGGCCTCAAGGTGCTCGATAAGCTTAAGACGGAGCAACTCGAGGCCCGGTTCCGTGGCCTGAAGAAACCGACCGAAGGCGAGATCGCGTCGCGCTTCGACCACCCGACCATCGTCAAGACGCTCCGCCACGGCATGACGACCAAGGGCGAGCAGTACGTCGTCATGGAGTTCCTCGACGGCCCGGGCCTCAACTCACTGATCATCGGACGCGACAAACGCCTCGACGGCAACCGCCTCACCCTGATGCGTCAGGCCGCCGAGGCCCTCGACGTCGTTCACAAAGCGGGGTTCATCCATCGCGACGTCTGCCCCCGCAATTTCGTCTGCGCGAAGGACGCTTCGTCGCTGAAGCTCATCGACTTTGGCCTCACCGTCCCCGCCGAAAAGGAGTACATGCAGCCCGGCAACCGCACGGGCACGCCCAACTACATGGCCCCGGAGATCGCCCGTCGGCGGCCGACCGACCAGCGCGTCGATGTCTTCGCGTATGGGGCGTCGATGTTCGAGATGTTCGCGTTCGAACTCCCCTGGCCCCGCGGCGCCGACGGCCTGGCGGCCATGTCGCACGGCGTCATCGCCATCCCGCCGCTGTCGGGCCTCGTGCCGGGCGTCCACCCTGAGGTCGAGGCGATCATCACTGAGTGCCTCGCCGCCGACCCCGACAAACGCCCCCGCACAATGGAGGCAATCGTCAAACGCCTCAAGCGGCTCAAGAGCGAGTACGCCGACAAGGGGTAACGCCAACCGACGAGCCGTAAGCGTCAGCGCATTGTGCATCCATCGTCGTAAGTGGAAGAACCGGACGCTAAGGCGTGCCGGCTGATCTTGGTGGCGAGCGTTGATTAGCCGCGGGGCCTTAGCCCCCGGTTCTTCGCCTATCGTTTGACCCGCACCTCTTGATCGCCAAAGCCTTTGATTAAGACGGGCAGAATGTTCGTCAGCGACCGGAGTGCGCCCAGCACCAACTCTGATATTCAGTAGCGACCGCCAGCGAGCCGGGAGACGTCCCTGCGAGCCGGGAGACGTAAGTCCCCGGAGTGGAGCGGGTAGCAATTTCCCTCCGGGCGCTGACCAGGATTATGCAATGGCTAGCAGTGTGAAGTCGGTTCGGCGATGTAATCCAAGAAGCGTTAGCGCGTTGTGTCCCCCTCCCACTCGTGGGGAGGGGCTAGGGGAGGGGGGCGAAGCGGGTACCCGGATTCTCCCCCCTCCCCCGACCCCTCCCCACAAGGGGGAGGGGAGTAAACGACGCTAACGAGTCTGATAGTTCATCGAACTTGCAACAACTGACTGCTAGCGATTGCATAATCCTGTGACGCTTCCGGCTCGCCGCCCGGCGGTACGCTGACCACTCTCCGATTCGGCCCAAAATCGCCGCTTGCCCCCTCTCGCCCCAACCGCTAACCTGTGGGGCTCGGCCCGAGGCGCCCTCTCTGGGCGGCCCTGGCTAGTTCCGCAGCACCGCTAAATCCCCGGCGTGACGCCATGGCGATCGACAAATCTCTGAAAGTGAAGGCCGGCGCGGTCTCCACCCGCAGCGTTCTCACCCGCGTCGAGCGGATCGAAAAGCTCCGCGAAGCCGACCGCTTCGGCGAGGAAGCGTCCCCCTTCGGCTTGCCGAAGGTCCGCGTCCGCAAGCTCCAGCTCAAGAAGAAGAAGAAGGTCAAGGGCGAAGAAGGGAAGTGACCCCCCGCCGCTCGCCGCCCCTGCGAAGGGAGCCGGCGAGCCATTGGCCTCTGCACTACGATCGAGAAGCCGGCCGACATCGTCGGGCGGCTTCTTTTATTGTGTAGTAAATCCTCTAGAAGATGAACCACAATGCCCTCGGTGGCTCTGTGGTTCCCAGAGGCTCAGAAGCCGTCGAACCAATCTGCCTGCTGCGCCCGACGCTCG from Botrimarina mediterranea encodes:
- a CDS encoding serine/threonine protein kinase translates to MPGIGSFFRSLLDSGKVDVASRFEILREAVSGTMSDFNMARDRETGEIVGLKVLDKLKTEQLEARFRGLKKPTEGEIASRFDHPTIVKTLRHGMTTKGEQYVVMEFLDGPGLNSLIIGRDKRLDGNRLTLMRQAAEALDVVHKAGFIHRDVCPRNFVCAKDASSLKLIDFGLTVPAEKEYMQPGNRTGTPNYMAPEIARRRPTDQRVDVFAYGASMFEMFAFELPWPRGADGLAAMSHGVIAIPPLSGLVPGVHPEVEAIITECLAADPDKRPRTMEAIVKRLKRLKSEYADKG
- a CDS encoding small basic protein — its product is MAIDKSLKVKAGAVSTRSVLTRVERIEKLREADRFGEEASPFGLPKVRVRKLQLKKKKKVKGEEGK